In a single window of the Roseiconus lacunae genome:
- a CDS encoding response regulator, producing the protein MQVLFVDDEPNVLSGLRRMLRQQRSVWNMHFANGGEAALQWLAEHECDVIVTDMRMPGIDGAELLNRVSELYPKTVRLVLSGQSEHEKIFRAVGPAHQFMSKPCDPKLLVNTIERACGLHGQLQDPKLKGLISQLSSLPSLPKVYSDLVKDLESEDASIERIGKQIGSDVAMTAKVLQLVNSSFFGLPQRVSCPEHAVSLLGLNVIRPLVLTAKAFSQYENVSVRGFKLQKLIDHSLSVAMLARKIAEMESSDPHTVEDSFIAGMVHDIGKLILAHNLPGDYSEVIDSSEQTSIPLHVIERKVFNASHAEVGAHLLGLWGLPHPIVEAVAFHHRPSDANNDRFSPLTAVYLADQLNHHPGSNGSDCDHDYLDSLGLTPRLDRFATLTTGEA; encoded by the coding sequence ATGCAGGTACTCTTCGTCGACGACGAACCCAATGTCCTGTCCGGTTTGCGGAGGATGCTCCGCCAACAGCGATCCGTTTGGAACATGCACTTTGCCAACGGAGGCGAGGCGGCGCTTCAGTGGCTTGCCGAACATGAGTGCGACGTGATCGTAACCGATATGCGGATGCCAGGGATCGACGGTGCGGAGCTTCTAAATCGCGTTTCAGAGCTGTACCCAAAAACCGTGCGTCTGGTGCTTAGCGGACAAAGCGAACACGAAAAAATCTTTCGTGCCGTCGGACCGGCGCATCAATTCATGTCCAAACCATGCGATCCAAAGCTGTTGGTCAACACCATCGAGCGGGCGTGTGGGCTGCACGGCCAACTACAAGATCCGAAGCTTAAGGGACTGATCTCTCAACTCAGTTCGCTGCCTAGTCTGCCCAAGGTTTACTCCGATCTTGTCAAAGACCTGGAGTCCGAAGATGCATCGATCGAACGGATCGGAAAGCAAATCGGATCCGATGTCGCCATGACAGCTAAGGTACTTCAGCTGGTCAATTCATCGTTCTTCGGACTGCCCCAGCGTGTCTCCTGTCCCGAGCATGCCGTGTCGTTGTTGGGGCTCAATGTGATTCGCCCTCTGGTGTTGACCGCAAAGGCATTCTCTCAATACGAGAACGTCAGTGTACGAGGATTCAAGTTGCAAAAATTAATCGACCATTCTCTCTCGGTCGCGATGCTCGCCAGAAAAATTGCTGAAATGGAATCATCCGATCCGCATACGGTCGAAGATTCATTTATCGCCGGTATGGTCCATGACATCGGTAAATTAATCCTCGCGCACAACCTTCCTGGCGATTACAGCGAGGTGATCGATTCGTCCGAACAAACAAGCATTCCGTTACATGTCATCGAACGCAAGGTGTTCAATGCTTCGCATGCCGAAGTCGGGGCTCATCTGCTGGGCCTTTGGGGCTTGCCCCATCCGATAGTTGAAGCGGTGGCCTTTCATCACCGACCTTCCGACGCGAACAACGATCGCTTCTCGCCACTGACGGCGGTCTATCTGGCTGACCAACTCAATCATCACCCAGGTAGCAACGGCAGTGATTGCGACCACGATTACCTCGATTCACTGGGGCTAACGCCTCGTCTGGATCGATTCGCCACACTGACGACCGGAGAAGCCTGA
- a CDS encoding sensor histidine kinase, translating to MKVLLVDPNDFRRRKWRERLEKANAKVIAMANLPSLSITARFTMGFLAWPVNSRNPEDWIADSKTKCGTLVGIFANNVDSAGTAYAAGLDDYLSINCTDSELFAKMARAEQLELTQQRLSQAQKLEAIGELASGIAHEINTPIQYVGDNTRFVESAFEDLVSVLQVCQTLIGMDVGQSPQSAIDALRETMDEADVDYLLDEIPTAITQTLEGVDRVASIVRAMKDFAHPGVSEMTQVDLTQSIENTMMVARNEWKYVAEIETKFDANLPPVPCLPGELNQVLLNLIINAAHAVADKVGETTGQKGTITIATHHRPPWAEIVIRDSGSGIARENLERIFAPFFTTKPVGKGTGQGLAIAHSVIVDRHGGTIDVDSQIGKGTAFTIRLPLDQNGPDGAPPASTAANTSHRAPLVSAE from the coding sequence ATGAAAGTACTGCTAGTTGATCCCAATGATTTCCGGCGTAGAAAATGGAGGGAAAGGCTCGAAAAAGCGAACGCCAAGGTGATCGCGATGGCCAACCTTCCCAGTCTGTCGATCACGGCACGCTTCACGATGGGATTCCTCGCCTGGCCGGTGAACTCTCGGAATCCCGAAGATTGGATCGCCGATTCGAAAACCAAGTGTGGCACCTTGGTTGGGATCTTTGCCAACAATGTCGATTCCGCCGGTACGGCGTATGCTGCCGGACTTGACGACTACCTTTCGATCAATTGCACCGACAGTGAGTTGTTCGCAAAGATGGCTCGAGCCGAACAGTTAGAGCTGACGCAGCAGAGGCTCTCCCAGGCTCAGAAGTTGGAGGCGATCGGCGAGTTGGCATCCGGGATCGCGCACGAAATCAACACGCCAATTCAGTACGTCGGCGACAACACACGTTTTGTCGAATCCGCGTTCGAAGATTTGGTCAGTGTCCTGCAAGTCTGCCAAACGTTGATCGGAATGGATGTCGGTCAGTCTCCGCAGTCTGCGATCGATGCACTCCGTGAAACGATGGACGAAGCGGATGTCGATTACTTACTTGATGAAATCCCGACGGCGATCACGCAAACACTTGAAGGCGTCGATCGCGTGGCAAGCATCGTTCGTGCGATGAAGGACTTTGCCCATCCAGGTGTCAGCGAAATGACCCAAGTTGACCTCACTCAGTCGATCGAAAACACCATGATGGTGGCACGAAACGAGTGGAAATATGTTGCTGAGATTGAAACCAAATTCGATGCGAACTTACCACCCGTGCCTTGCTTGCCCGGTGAACTGAACCAGGTGTTGCTCAATTTGATTATCAATGCCGCCCACGCGGTCGCGGATAAAGTTGGCGAAACGACCGGGCAAAAAGGCACGATTACGATTGCGACGCACCATCGACCTCCATGGGCAGAGATCGTCATTCGCGATTCTGGAAGTGGAATCGCTCGCGAAAATTTGGAGCGGATCTTCGCCCCATTTTTTACGACCAAACCGGTCGGAAAAGGCACCGGTCAAGGGCTTGCGATCGCACATTCGGTCATCGTCGATCGGCACGGTGGGACGATCGATGTGGATAGTCAAATCGGAAAAGGAACGGCGTTTACGATTCGACTTCCGCTTGATCAAAACGGCCCCGACGGTGCCCCTCCGGCCTCTACCGCGGCGAATACATCCCATCGCGCACCGCTGGTGTCTGCCGAGTGA
- a CDS encoding sensor histidine kinase, protein MSELDLLKRKLERELAARRAAETLLERKSQELYDANEKLQAFADHTRAILETAAEGIMTYDESGLIRTFNRSARVIFGVDDAIGVDIRELFKLTADQALKLFGENMDGGLIDPDSEIIYQVEPIEIQGIRRGATFLCEISLSRATIASAPTFIAVVRDMTKKKQLEARLNQVRNMESIGQLAAGVAHEINTPIQFIGNNINFLEGAFDDIGSLLDLYGDLSRAVENDQSSRTIIEEINKQIELADLGFLRTEFPLAISQSLEGIDRVTKIVRALKEFSSPSTTTKASIDVNESIETALAITANRFRDLAEVRTDFDVTLPHVIGIGGQFNQSILNILTNAADAMEIHRTSKSGVVVVETRQTEDDIEIRFHDNGCGIPTDIRDRIFEPFFTTKDVGQGTGQGLAFVYDVIVNKHCGTVSAHSRSEGGTTVLVTLPTRICEYHLRREHESTAS, encoded by the coding sequence GTGTCTGAACTAGACCTGCTTAAACGGAAACTTGAGCGAGAGTTGGCGGCTCGCAGGGCCGCCGAAACACTCCTCGAACGAAAATCACAAGAGCTTTATGACGCCAACGAAAAGCTACAAGCGTTTGCCGATCACACACGAGCGATCTTGGAAACCGCGGCCGAAGGCATCATGACGTATGACGAATCGGGACTGATCCGGACATTTAATCGATCCGCTCGGGTCATTTTCGGCGTCGACGATGCGATTGGTGTCGACATCCGAGAGCTCTTCAAGTTGACCGCCGATCAAGCTCTGAAGCTGTTCGGCGAAAATATGGACGGGGGCTTGATCGACCCCGATTCCGAAATCATTTATCAAGTTGAGCCGATCGAAATTCAAGGAATTCGACGCGGAGCCACATTCCTCTGTGAGATCTCACTGAGTCGCGCGACGATCGCGTCGGCACCGACATTCATTGCCGTCGTTCGTGATATGACAAAGAAAAAGCAGCTCGAAGCTCGCCTGAACCAAGTCAGAAACATGGAATCGATCGGTCAGCTTGCCGCCGGTGTGGCGCATGAGATTAACACCCCCATTCAGTTTATCGGCAATAACATCAATTTCTTGGAGGGAGCATTCGACGACATTGGATCGCTCTTGGATCTCTATGGCGATCTAAGTCGGGCGGTTGAAAACGATCAATCAAGTCGAACGATCATCGAAGAAATTAATAAGCAAATCGAATTAGCAGACTTGGGATTCTTGCGGACAGAGTTTCCGTTAGCGATCTCGCAATCACTTGAGGGAATTGACCGAGTTACCAAAATCGTACGCGCTTTGAAAGAGTTCAGTTCGCCTTCGACGACAACGAAAGCTTCGATCGACGTGAACGAATCGATCGAAACCGCGCTTGCGATCACCGCGAATCGATTTCGAGACCTCGCAGAGGTTCGAACAGATTTTGACGTAACACTTCCACATGTCATTGGAATTGGTGGTCAATTCAATCAATCAATTTTGAATATTTTGACGAACGCGGCCGATGCGATGGAGATTCACCGGACGTCGAAATCGGGTGTCGTCGTCGTCGAGACGAGGCAAACCGAAGACGACATCGAGATCCGCTTCCATGACAACGGTTGTGGTATCCCAACCGACATTCGTGACCGAATCTTTGAGCCGTTTTTTACGACCAAAGATGTCGGACAGGGAACCGGCCAAGGCTTGGCGTTTGTTTACGACGTGATCGTCAACAAGCACTGCGGCACCGTTTCGGCACACTCTCGTAGTGAAGGCGGAACGACAGTGCTTGTCACTCTACCTACAAGGATTTGTGAATACCATTTAAGGCGGGAGCATGAAAGTACTGCTAGTTGA
- a CDS encoding heme NO-binding domain-containing protein → MKGIVFTELIEMVETNLGLEIADRMILNANTPNQGAYTSVGTYDHMELIRLVVALSDATQVPVPQLVQAFGKHLFGRFAELYPQFFTGIDSTFEFLPLVESFIHVEVQKLYPDAELPTFRCEQTDERFEMTYQSSHPFADLAEGLIQATVEHFGDELKIRRTDLGEKNGTEARFTLTPSSVPESRATQTCLN, encoded by the coding sequence ATGAAAGGCATCGTATTCACCGAGCTCATCGAAATGGTTGAAACGAATCTGGGGCTCGAGATTGCCGACCGCATGATTCTAAACGCTAACACACCTAATCAAGGAGCCTACACGTCGGTAGGGACCTACGACCACATGGAGTTGATTCGATTGGTCGTCGCACTCTCCGATGCGACACAAGTTCCCGTCCCACAATTGGTGCAAGCATTCGGCAAACACCTGTTCGGCCGATTCGCCGAACTATACCCCCAGTTCTTCACTGGTATTGATTCCACATTCGAATTTTTGCCTCTGGTAGAAAGCTTCATTCACGTCGAAGTTCAAAAGCTTTACCCAGATGCTGAACTACCAACGTTCCGGTGTGAACAGACTGACGAAAGATTCGAGATGACGTACCAATCGAGTCATCCTTTCGCGGATCTCGCCGAAGGATTGATTCAAGCGACCGTCGAACACTTCGGCGATGAACTCAAGATAAGGCGAACAGACTTGGGAGAGAAAAATGGCACGGAAGCTCGGTTTACGTTGACACCTTCATCCGTCCCCGAATCCAGAGCTACTCAGACGTGTCTGAACTAG
- a CDS encoding BLUF domain-containing protein, translating into MTVGQEFELYQLVYVSSANVPFSDKDLDALLHRARSSNHALDVSGILLFADQTFFQVLEGERATVQILFERIEHDPRHSDATIIAERPIEHRSFADWSMGFVRDKTLISSLPGFVDFFKTGRSDFGFAGLRGDDKRISHILESFRRGRWRRSHEMLLS; encoded by the coding sequence ATGACGGTCGGTCAGGAGTTCGAGCTGTACCAGTTGGTCTATGTCAGTTCCGCAAACGTGCCCTTCTCTGACAAAGATCTTGACGCACTGCTCCATCGGGCGAGAAGTTCCAATCACGCGTTAGACGTTTCTGGGATTTTGCTTTTCGCCGACCAGACGTTTTTCCAGGTCCTCGAAGGTGAACGTGCCACCGTTCAGATTCTGTTCGAAAGAATTGAACACGACCCCCGGCATAGCGATGCGACAATCATTGCCGAGCGACCGATCGAGCATCGCAGCTTTGCCGATTGGAGCATGGGGTTTGTACGTGACAAGACGCTTATCTCATCACTCCCGGGGTTCGTCGATTTCTTCAAGACCGGTCGCTCTGATTTTGGCTTTGCCGGCCTTCGTGGTGATGACAAGAGGATCAGCCATATCCTCGAAAGCTTTCGGCGTGGACGTTGGCGACGGTCCCACGAAATGTTGCTTTCGTAG
- a CDS encoding XylR family transcriptional regulator has protein sequence MKRRSVALLIETSNGYCRGLLDGICGFARTRGNWSIQLNEQERGARPPAWLKDWQGDGIIARIETDQIGLQLQQLQLPIVDLSAARHLPGIPWADTEDSAISQLAVNHFLDRGFANLAFCGDPGFAWSNARRDHFRQLVRQAQCQYFEYQVTHRYDSSYQWDKVRDSLAAWLVELPKPIAIMACNDYQGQLLLDVCRTCSIGVPEEVAVLGVDNDSLICNLCDPQLTSVVPDTYGTGFEAAELLEHMMNGAAVNRDARLVTQPKGIQIRQSTDTIAIEDQDVAKALIYIRRHAFENIRVADILHQCSISRRALEHRFAKVIGHTPHEELHRIRLQRIKQLLVETDDRISDIAKRTGFEHPEYLTVAFKRSMGMTPTQYRNQIRSDRSK, from the coding sequence ATGAAGCGCCGATCGGTCGCCCTGCTAATTGAGACATCCAACGGGTATTGCCGCGGGCTGCTCGACGGCATCTGTGGGTTCGCACGCACCCGAGGCAATTGGTCGATTCAGTTGAACGAACAAGAACGGGGTGCACGACCACCTGCTTGGCTGAAGGATTGGCAAGGCGACGGGATTATCGCTCGCATCGAAACCGATCAGATCGGATTGCAATTACAGCAACTACAACTTCCGATCGTCGATTTAAGTGCCGCCCGTCACCTGCCCGGAATTCCCTGGGCAGATACCGAGGACAGCGCCATTAGTCAGCTCGCGGTCAACCATTTCCTCGATCGCGGATTCGCCAACTTGGCGTTTTGTGGAGACCCGGGCTTTGCGTGGTCAAACGCACGCCGTGATCACTTCCGTCAACTCGTGCGGCAGGCCCAGTGCCAGTACTTTGAATACCAAGTCACACATCGCTACGATTCCAGTTACCAATGGGATAAGGTTCGTGACTCGCTTGCCGCTTGGCTGGTTGAGTTACCCAAACCGATCGCGATCATGGCCTGCAACGACTACCAAGGACAGCTTTTGCTGGACGTCTGCCGCACCTGTTCGATCGGTGTCCCCGAAGAGGTTGCTGTCCTTGGCGTCGACAATGATTCACTGATTTGTAACCTTTGCGATCCGCAGTTGACCAGCGTTGTACCGGACACCTACGGCACTGGATTCGAAGCCGCAGAGCTGTTGGAGCACATGATGAATGGCGCCGCCGTCAATCGCGACGCCAGACTGGTTACTCAGCCGAAAGGGATTCAGATTCGGCAATCGACTGACACGATCGCGATCGAAGACCAAGATGTTGCCAAAGCGCTGATCTATATCCGTCGGCATGCGTTCGAAAACATTCGAGTGGCCGACATCCTGCATCAGTGCTCGATTTCCAGACGCGCCCTTGAACACCGATTCGCAAAAGTCATCGGACATACTCCACACGAAGAATTGCATCGCATTCGACTTCAACGGATCAAGCAGCTTTTGGTGGAAACAGACGATCGCATCTCTGATATCGCCAAGCGAACTGGATTTGAGCATCCCGAGTACCTAACTGTCGCGTTTAAGCGAAGTATGGGAATGACGCCGACACAGTATCGAAATCAAATTCGCAGCGACCGATCGAAATGA